From the genome of Blautia pseudococcoides, one region includes:
- a CDS encoding PH domain-containing protein, with protein MRSLEQILNDISKIPFHDTFGTKKEIRYLPSILDDNEAVLSFTSGFFDGNTWLIVLTHRRLIFLDKGMIYGLKQREIPLDHINSVGHKIGLLLGSIAIQDGASAIRIDNIQKQTIIPFIDALNRSIDNFKTGRNIRRESPSISAADEIKKYKLLLDEGTITEEEFKIKKRQLLEL; from the coding sequence ATGAGAAGTCTAGAACAAATCTTAAACGATATCAGCAAAATACCGTTTCATGACACCTTTGGAACCAAGAAAGAAATCCGATATCTGCCTAGTATATTGGATGATAACGAAGCTGTTCTTTCATTTACTTCCGGTTTTTTTGACGGTAACACATGGCTAATTGTATTAACTCATAGGCGTTTAATCTTTTTGGATAAGGGAATGATATATGGGCTTAAACAAAGGGAAATACCCCTTGATCATATAAATAGCGTAGGTCATAAAATAGGCCTGTTACTTGGTAGTATTGCCATTCAAGATGGAGCGTCTGCCATCAGGATAGATAATATTCAAAAACAAACCATAATACCGTTTATAGATGCTTTAAATAGGTCCATTGATAATTTCAAAACGGGACGCAATATTCGCAGAGAGTCTCCTTCAATATCCGCTGCTGATGAAATTAAAAAGTATAAACTACTTTTGGATGAAGGAACAATTACAGAGGAAGAATTCAAAATTAAAAAAAGACAATTATTGGAGCTATGA
- a CDS encoding helix-turn-helix domain-containing protein, with amino-acid sequence MRSKSLTVRQVSIMTGVPKSTIEDIANDRTFPRINTLESLAKGLNVRITDLFDSPYK; translated from the coding sequence ATGCGTTCTAAGAGCTTGACCGTCCGGCAAGTATCTATAATGACTGGTGTTCCAAAATCCACTATAGAGGATATAGCAAACGATAGAACATTCCCACGAATTAACACGCTTGAATCGCTTGCTAAGGGGTTAAACGTACGCATTACAGATCTTTTTGACTCTCCTTATAAATAA
- a CDS encoding helix-turn-helix domain-containing protein has translation MELNERIKYLRNELKLRQDDFGSKINLTKFAISNYENGRTGIPDRVINDICREFGVNEDWLRDGDGEMFEQLTDKEKLMKYTGMLLRGEDSIIVSAIQALIITYEQLDDASKATLEKIATQYIENFKKSQ, from the coding sequence GTGGAATTGAATGAGAGAATAAAATACTTAAGAAATGAGCTTAAATTAAGGCAGGATGACTTTGGAAGCAAAATTAATTTGACTAAATTTGCAATTTCAAATTACGAAAATGGCAGAACCGGTATTCCTGATAGAGTAATAAATGATATTTGCAGAGAATTCGGAGTAAATGAAGATTGGCTCAGAGACGGCGATGGCGAAATGTTTGAGCAATTGACAGACAAGGAAAAGCTGATGAAGTATACTGGTATGCTTCTTAGAGGTGAGGATTCCATTATTGTATCCGCAATCCAAGCGCTAATTATTACATATGAGCAATTAGACGATGCCAGTAAAGCAACACTCGAAAAAATAGCTACGCAATATATTGAGAATTTTAAAAAGAGCCAGTAA